The following proteins come from a genomic window of Chaetodon auriga isolate fChaAug3 chromosome 16, fChaAug3.hap1, whole genome shotgun sequence:
- the atf7ip2 gene encoding activating transcription factor 7 interacting protein 2 isoform X2, translating into MGLIETIQQLDHRVDYDSSIQKLEARINTLTRRADAALAYMTKKEGPLTSPANEDFIRPDCKDKAVETVSQNKKSTECMGKSGELFQMMESTKMALKKLSADNKALTAAIADLSEELPLPHSPESKGLVRVIKKEQEDLQEKENSAEESMQFEEPKAERVKAECLSPERRNSPKRTHSEEATHTLKKEKHTEESMQFEEPKAEGVKAECLSPGHRNGTKHEDADEDKLLYPPLPPTAFPAILNSEAASYNIPQRLKVHLALIRKPASLSVLWNVAEKDSAAPPMDSYSVYMTMEKVRGSGVFPNWYTLGDVAAIPLPICVTISKYKPGHKVCVAVVGKDKFGRYGPYSKVVTAVIPD; encoded by the exons ATGGGATTAATAGAAACTATTCAACAGCTGGATCATCGAGTGGACTATGACAGCTCCATCCAGAAACTGGAG gCTCGAATTAACACGCTGACCCGTAGAGCAGATGCAGCACTTGCCTACATGACAAAGAAAGAG GGCCCACTAACATCTCCTGCGAATGAGGACTTCATCAG GCCAGACTGTAAGGACAAAGCCGTGGAAACCGTGTCACAGA ACAAAAAGAGCACGGAGTGCATGGGCAAGAGTGGAGAGCTCTTTCAAATGATG GAAAGCACTAAAATGGCGCTAAAGAAGTTGAGTGCCGATAATAAAG CTTTGACAGCTGCCATAGCAGATTTAAGTGAGGAGCtgcctcttcctcactctcctgAGTCTAAG GGACTCGTCAGGGTCATAAAGAAAGAGCAGGAAGAtctgcaggaaaaagaaaacagcgcTGAGGAGTCCATGCAGTTTGAGGAGCCAAAGGCTGAGAGGGTGAAGGCAGAATGTCTCTCTCCTGAACGCAGAAACAGTCCCAagcgcacacactcagaggaagcaacacacactctgaaaaaagaaaaacatactgaGGAGTCCATGCAGTTTGAGGAGCCAAAGGCTGAGGGGGTGAAGGCAGAATGTCTCTCTCCTGGCCATAGAAATGGTACCAAGCACGAAGACGCAGACGAG GACAAGCTCTTgtatcctcctcttcctcccaccgCCTTCCCCGCCATCCTCAACTCGGAAGCGGCCTCCTACAACATCCCTCAGAGACTGAAAGTGCATCTGGCTCTCATCAGGAAACCCGCcagcctctctgtgctctgGAATGTAGCTGAGAAAGACTCTGCAGCGCCTCCTATGGATAGTTACAG tGTCTACATGACCATGGAAAAGGTCAGGGGCAGCGGCGTCTTCCCAAATTGGTATACCCTTGGCGATGTGGCGGCCATCCCTCTTCCCATCTGTGTGACGATCAGCAAGTACAAGCCTGGGCACAAGGTGTGTGTCGCTGTGGTGGGCAAAGACAAGTTTGGCCGGTACGGACCCTACAGTAAAGTCGTAACCGCAGTCATACCTGACTAG
- the atf7ip2 gene encoding activating transcription factor 7 interacting protein 2 isoform X1: MADAPRRRGCTDQKKAHPSTKPKTGKRLSQKLTYRSRERARVVIGSAFERWRALKEENGLRSDAEVALCLLDVMKRLPSSSVSSGANDKKIKFSQSEVQTLIEREVRRAVKKSETKLMGLIETIQQLDHRVDYDSSIQKLEARINTLTRRADAALAYMTKKEGPLTSPANEDFIRPDCKDKAVETVSQNKKSTECMGKSGELFQMMESTKMALKKLSADNKALTAAIADLSEELPLPHSPESKGLVRVIKKEQEDLQEKENSAEESMQFEEPKAERVKAECLSPERRNSPKRTHSEEATHTLKKEKHTEESMQFEEPKAEGVKAECLSPGHRNGTKHEDADEDKLLYPPLPPTAFPAILNSEAASYNIPQRLKVHLALIRKPASLSVLWNVAEKDSAAPPMDSYSVYMTMEKVRGSGVFPNWYTLGDVAAIPLPICVTISKYKPGHKVCVAVVGKDKFGRYGPYSKVVTAVIPD, translated from the exons ATGGCAGATGCTCCTCGAAGACGTGGTTGCACAGATCAAAAGAAAGCACACCCTTCCACCAAACCCAAGACAGGCAAACGTTTGTCTCAGAAGCTCACATACAGATCCAGGGAGAGAGCTCGAGTGGTCATTGGATCGGCATTTGAAAGGTGGCGTGCactaaaagaggaaaatggatTGAGATCTGATGCAGAAGTGGCCCTGTGTCTTCTGGATGT AATGAAGAGGCTGCCCTCCAGCTCAGTTTCCTCTGGAGCCAATGATAAAAAGATTAAATTCTCCCAGTCTGAA gtACAGACTCTGATTGAGCGGGAAGTTCGCAGGGCAGTGAAAAAGAGTGAAACCAAGCTGATGGGATTAATAGAAACTATTCAACAGCTGGATCATCGAGTGGACTATGACAGCTCCATCCAGAAACTGGAG gCTCGAATTAACACGCTGACCCGTAGAGCAGATGCAGCACTTGCCTACATGACAAAGAAAGAG GGCCCACTAACATCTCCTGCGAATGAGGACTTCATCAG GCCAGACTGTAAGGACAAAGCCGTGGAAACCGTGTCACAGA ACAAAAAGAGCACGGAGTGCATGGGCAAGAGTGGAGAGCTCTTTCAAATGATG GAAAGCACTAAAATGGCGCTAAAGAAGTTGAGTGCCGATAATAAAG CTTTGACAGCTGCCATAGCAGATTTAAGTGAGGAGCtgcctcttcctcactctcctgAGTCTAAG GGACTCGTCAGGGTCATAAAGAAAGAGCAGGAAGAtctgcaggaaaaagaaaacagcgcTGAGGAGTCCATGCAGTTTGAGGAGCCAAAGGCTGAGAGGGTGAAGGCAGAATGTCTCTCTCCTGAACGCAGAAACAGTCCCAagcgcacacactcagaggaagcaacacacactctgaaaaaagaaaaacatactgaGGAGTCCATGCAGTTTGAGGAGCCAAAGGCTGAGGGGGTGAAGGCAGAATGTCTCTCTCCTGGCCATAGAAATGGTACCAAGCACGAAGACGCAGACGAG GACAAGCTCTTgtatcctcctcttcctcccaccgCCTTCCCCGCCATCCTCAACTCGGAAGCGGCCTCCTACAACATCCCTCAGAGACTGAAAGTGCATCTGGCTCTCATCAGGAAACCCGCcagcctctctgtgctctgGAATGTAGCTGAGAAAGACTCTGCAGCGCCTCCTATGGATAGTTACAG tGTCTACATGACCATGGAAAAGGTCAGGGGCAGCGGCGTCTTCCCAAATTGGTATACCCTTGGCGATGTGGCGGCCATCCCTCTTCCCATCTGTGTGACGATCAGCAAGTACAAGCCTGGGCACAAGGTGTGTGTCGCTGTGGTGGGCAAAGACAAGTTTGGCCGGTACGGACCCTACAGTAAAGTCGTAACCGCAGTCATACCTGACTAG
- the emp2 gene encoding epithelial membrane protein 2: MLVILAFIILFHLAAAILLFVATIHNAWWVVSPAGRDVIYTDLWYSCNATCYPVENSHTADAAYLQAVQATMILATILCCVSFFVFILQLFRLQQGERFIFTAIIQLLASLCVMIAASIYTAQKTSFHVASLQKGSYGSSYILAWISFPMTLIGGLMYLVLRKRK, translated from the exons ATGTTGGTCATCTTagccttcatcatcctcttccatCTGGCTGCAGCCATCCTCCTCTTTGTTGCAACCATTCACAAT GCGTGGTGGGTGGTGTCGCCAGCCGGACGCGATGTGATCTACACTGACCTGTGGTACTCGTGTAACGCCACCTGCTATCCTGTGGAGAACAGCCATACTGCTGATGCAG cCTATCTGCAGGCCGTCCAGGCCACCATGATCCTGGCCACCATTTTATGTTGCGTCAGCTTCTTCGTCTTCATCCTTCAGCTCTTCAGGCTCCAACAGGGCGAGAGATTCATTTTCACTGCTATCATCCAGCTATTGGCTT CTCTATGTGTGATGATCGCAGCATCCATCTACACGGCTCAGAAAACGAGCTTTCACGTGGCCAGTCTTCAGAAGGGCTCCTATGGCTCCTCCTACATCCTGGCCTGGATCAGCTTCCCCATGACTCTCATCGGCGGCCTCATGTACCTGGTGCTCAGGAAGCGCAAATAG